The Capsicum annuum cultivar UCD-10X-F1 chromosome 3, UCD10Xv1.1, whole genome shotgun sequence genomic sequence GCCTATAAAGTATGTATATAATCACTATACACTAAttgtaccatattaagcatcttaacaacacaatacaattattcacatatattcaaggctattaatatcaaaTAGGatcccacatggtcacacatataacataataactcaatttcgataattacatcacatataggcccccgcacaggcacaacacataaatagccatttttcatgattagttcccacccttaacatgcattttgtatcattatttactactCATCACAATCTGAAAGAGTTGAGCCATAACCTTCCTCAAAAGtcgaaatcggtccgctacacttcgaacccacaacattacttttcatgaacaatctcgaactccactaaaaacatcaaatatgaaatctacgcgtaAAAAAAACAgcaacacccatattgactacttttggtttggggtcaaaacggactccCAAAATGAATTTTcgaaaaagaagagcaaaattagaactttacttcaaaaacatgtttttcatatttttaggaacctacaactgaaaacccaagttaaatcgagtaaaaaacgaggttcaaatcaaagttatttttaagctttaccgggtaaaatctttgaacttcgggttaaaatcaagaatcagagttgttttgaaggttaaattgatgaaaaactagtaattataagataaaaatattattcaagtgaaaaagtgaaattgaggtataaaatcaagccctaagatttttgggttttgagaaattaatcaagaaattactaagaaaaaagtgaatttttagcttaaatccgtaatagaatcaagaaataggtaataatctagcttcccaagctccacagactttatttttaagcttccgcactattttaggatttaactcccaagaggGGCAGGatgaaaaaatgagcaaaaatggGCTCAAAAACTGATTTAAtggtgcagaaaaatctgcaccagcaaacaagaaaaagttgttgtttttctttaagTCCAATTCGGACTTTGACGGGGCGTCTAAgattcgtttggagtccgatatacacaaacgaacttgtaaccacactaaattcgacgttccgaaCGTGTTGGGGAAGTCGTATTTTCTAAAAAACATCGTTTACAAAAAGTTGACCTCCGAAATTCGAAATCgcaatttttcaaaccgagggtcgaaatgagatttaaaagccataaaattacaCCAAACATGTCATCACTCCAAAATTGACGttctggatctgctggcgaagtcaaatttttcatccgagatcgtttcaaccaaatgtggatcccacacccatattttaaatttttcaactttctgatcaataggtcgaaatgagttcgggtgcaccgggacccgaaccaaaggtatacctagcttaaaatcgatATGTTGGAGATGCTGGTGCAGTACGTTCAGCCATCCGTCATTCAGATCAAAATATatcacataagtccaaaataaggctctcgaagccatcaaaaatcacaatatcgcataaatgataccaaaatgcattggaaaTCATGCCAGTCtctcccacaccctagaaataccataatgcaactatgggtaggggtaaaatagtcaaatcacacaaaatcataaattacacatattttatcaaatttttaggttgttacattgTGGTTcctttttgttgaaagattgatgTTGAGTAATTTGAGAAGAACACGTttgtaaaattcaaaatttaaaaaccgCTTGATTGAGGTTCCTTAATTTTAGGCACTCTTTGAGGAGCATTAAGCGTAAGAAATGGGTAGGTGAGATATTTATATGACGTTTGGAGAGAGCTtgcgtaattttactatatcacccctaattaattattataagtaatttaggtattaaaattttaataatttttaataaaaataaaattgacgtaaaatgataaattaattcttgatgttttaaattaacatgacatcttatatgagactcatttaaatttttttcacaaatattttttcatagtaattttgctatatcacttctaattaggtacTATAAGTCATTTGGGATATATCCACTTCGTtgtttcaatcataaaatttggttgactctgaaatttatttcagtgctacttaaattggaatagaagaaaaaatattataaatcataataattaaaaacttaaattatttcaagaatataattgaatattaatgccacaaaaatttggataaggagagtaacatatattatttgaaattacataaaaaatattataaattacaatagctaacaatttaaaatatttaaaacatattaaaaatctgattgattatctaaattatatttgtgtcacgtaAATTTGGGatagttttgacattttataatttgcatgttttattgttttaatttagtaatttgttgatccaaatgatgttttcgaatttaacatgttttaagaatttagtactttgtttattttaatttatttactttattttgataaaatattatatatttaaaaattatgcaaaaaaataattataagtcataactattaacatcttataatattttaaaaacatatagaaaaaaatatgattgacttttgaaattctgATAGTGTCAGATAAGTTACGATAAAacaagtaacataaattatttgaaattacattaaaagatactaaaatcacaaagattaacaacttaaaatatttttaaaaaaaattgacggactcactaaattttaaaattgggatAAAACACGTAACgtaaattactaaattacataaaaaatattataaattacaatgataTGTTCACGGGCTACagtatctagtatatatatatgagaagaaaaaagaaaagttagATCGTAAACCGACAATTTGTACGCTGGGTCTGCCCTAGGGTTCCTTTTCGGGTCCTATATAAACCACCATTTGGGTATTACCATTTCCCATAAACCTTGTCAATACTCACCATACTTCCTACTCGGAGTATTATCTTTGAATCACTCTATTTACTAATTCCTCTTCACATCActcatcctatatatatatatatatatatggaaacaAATAAAATTCATCACTTGCGTCGGCAAGTTGCCAACCTTAGGCAATCCCTTTTCGATCAGGTGGTcaactctttcttttcctttctacCCTAATTATtactaatttattattattattattagggtGGAGCGGATCTACACAATAGTGTATGTGTAAAGTGTAAACATACAAATATTTAATTGGGGATTGAGAtaattaaaatgatttaaatggtttccGCAAATTTGGGACCATAAAACTCCAAATACTAAATCCCTATGTGTTCCTCATATAATTTCCACAACGTTATTGAATCTTTCAATAGCCGAAAAAATTCTTTCCTTAATTGATAGCTAGTTGTTGTGTGCATCGCAAAAATATCATTGAACTAATCAAAATAGATCAATTTACcctttgttgcatttttttttctcaaaaatatcctcATCCTTAtgttttggttcaaaaatactcTTCCTAATAGCTAACCGTTGCTTCAAAACCAAAAAGGAAAGGTTAATTTTATCCTTGAAAGCTATTCAAAGTACGACAATTTTAATAAGTTAGTAGCTAGGTTATAATTGGAATCAGGTGGGTGCATGGGTGCAGGGATATGTTGATGAGCAATTTATTGAGTTGGAAGAGCTACAAGATGATGCTACTCCTAACTTCGTTGAGGAAGTTGTTTCTTTGTTTTATGAAGATTCTGCTCGTTTAATACATGCCATTGACCAGTCATTGTGagttttttccttttatctcatcATGTCTTAATATTTCAAATCTTATGGAGTATTTATTACACTGATTAATGATGatctaaataattatttgttGGATGTTTCTTGTAGGGAAAACCATCCTATTGATTTTGCAAAGCTTGACAACTATATGTACCAATTCAAAGGCAGTAGTTCAAGGTTAGTAATAGGAATACAGTTTAGTAACCCCGTTTATTGATCAAAATTTCTTTTCTACTACATTCTCGTCATTCAAGTAAATACTTTGCTATTCTCTTTTAGTATAATATTAACAAACGCCAACAAAATTATTTATTCACAATCATCAATTCTCCATtccttattatttgtttatttttttacgCACTCCTTAAGAAATCTTGAATAAAAGTAGTATTTTTAATAGTTTGCTCTTTCACTCTTCTTAATACACTCAATTCTATCTCGATATAATGGATACATAATATGCACAGTGGGAGTAGTTGGTAACCCATCATTAATACATGAGTTTATGTCCTATTTTATAAAGCTAGCTCTCTCAATTTTTTGGAcatgaaattttagtttttccaaaaaaatattacACATTTGAGAACTACGTTCAAAGTACGTTAGTTCATAATAATCgataatttaaaatacttaaaatatattttgattaacATTTTATGATGTATTTTTTCACTATGGTGATATGAGAAGAAGTGCAACTTATAATACTTTTCGTGTAATTCAAATATCTATATTTTACCTTTAAATCAaattaatctaattcaattcaattctaaAAGTTAATCAACTTAATTTTTGACAAATGAAACATGAAAATTATTTCAGAACAGGGGGTGTAGTAAGTTACCACCATATTTAAATTATccaactatttttcaaaaattaaccaCATTAATTAAGTATTAACCTTCTTGCTTTTTATTTATAGTTGAagaattctcctaaaaatggagATAAGAGGTAATTGCAAATAGTTTAGTACATTAAATTCAGATAataagtttattattttgtaaaaaaatattttttattaaatttgaagACAATCAGTGAATAAGATAAAAAGACTACTAATGAAATTTGAACCTTTCTTTTATCTCTAGAAGATTGGGAACTCACCAATTAAGCTAAGTCTCATCCATTAGCCTATAACAAATGTTATTTGAATAAACtaagttataattttaaaaaattataattgaattataattATCTATTTTACTAACTCATTTTTTTATTGGGTCCGTGCTTGCACGAACTCGCCACCATCTAGTTAACTAATACAAGtaacgtttttttttttaattttctaactaaTTGTATGCAGCATTGGAGCCAAGAAGGTTAAAACTGAATGTACACAGTTCATGGAATACTGCAGAGCACGAAATGTGGAAGGGTAATCTTCATTCTTCACTTGGATCTTCacttatatatacacacactaataGTATAATGATTTGATTTTCTACACTATcaacatctatatctataatctatatctataatatattataaatgtgaagacccttagaaaagtaatttaaactttttgcccttcattaaaagactctacaatagacaaaattgtctactatttattttaataatatttaaaattaaggagttctaaaatattttggtaagagagtaatatattttaaaattgaagagttctaaattattgggtaagaaaaaatatatggtaataaata encodes the following:
- the LOC107864720 gene encoding histidine-containing phosphotransfer protein 4-like; the protein is METNKIHHLRRQVANLRQSLFDQGYVDEQFIELEELQDDATPNFVEEVVSLFYEDSARLIHAIDQSLENHPIDFAKLDNYMYQFKGSSSSIGAKKVKTECTQFMEYCRARNVEGCKRTFQQLKGEYTTLQRKLEIYFQYARQVGPTETSHPK